Proteins co-encoded in one Gemmatimonadaceae bacterium genomic window:
- the lpxA gene encoding acyl-ACP--UDP-N-acetylglucosamine O-acyltransferase, giving the protein MTGTQAVGTIHPTAIIAPSAVLGERVEIGPYAYVGDECVVGDGCVIAMRATLERNVHLAAGVKVGIGSVLGGDPQDLKYKGEHTTVEIGENTVIREYSTINRGTSHSQKTSVGSGTFLMSYVHLAHDCQIGNGVIIGNGTQLAGHVNIDDRAIVSGLVAVHQFARIGRHSFVGGCSRVAKDVPPYLKAVGNPVKLYGLNSVGLQRSGFDDAIVRELKRAYRLVFRSELNVSQAIGRARAELQGFPEVLAFLTFIEESERGIGF; this is encoded by the coding sequence ATGACCGGGACGCAGGCGGTCGGCACCATCCATCCCACGGCCATCATCGCGCCGTCGGCGGTGCTCGGTGAACGGGTGGAGATCGGCCCCTATGCCTACGTCGGCGACGAGTGCGTGGTCGGCGACGGGTGCGTGATCGCGATGCGCGCGACGCTCGAGCGCAACGTGCACCTCGCCGCCGGCGTGAAGGTCGGCATCGGCTCGGTGCTCGGCGGCGACCCGCAGGACCTGAAGTACAAGGGCGAGCACACGACGGTGGAGATCGGCGAGAACACCGTGATCCGCGAGTACTCCACGATCAACCGCGGCACCAGCCATTCGCAGAAGACGTCGGTGGGCAGCGGCACCTTCCTCATGTCGTACGTCCACCTCGCGCACGACTGCCAGATCGGCAACGGGGTGATCATCGGCAACGGCACGCAGCTCGCCGGCCACGTGAACATCGACGACCGCGCGATCGTGTCGGGGCTGGTCGCGGTGCACCAGTTCGCGCGCATCGGCCGCCACTCGTTCGTGGGCGGCTGCTCGCGGGTGGCGAAGGACGTGCCGCCCTACCTGAAGGCGGTCGGCAACCCGGTGAAGCTCTACGGCCTGAACTCGGTCGGCCTCCAGCGGAGCGGCTTCGACGACGCGATCGTGCGCGAGCTCAAGCGCGCCTACCGCCTGGTCTTCCGCTCGGAGCTCAACGTCTCGCAGGCCATCGGCCGCGCGCGCGCCGAGCTGCAGGGCTTCCCGGAGGTGCTCGCGTTCCTCACGTTCATCGAGGAGAGTGAGCGGGGGATCGGCTTCTGA
- a CDS encoding Gfo/Idh/MocA family oxidoreductase, translated as MTLRIGVAGAGGLGQHHVRILRDLPGITFAGFHDADPARAVTIAGELGVPSHPSLASLIEASDAVSCVVPTRAHHAVGMAILAAGRHLFVEKPIAATLDEADALVAAAAQAGVLVQVGHVERFNRAVRAAWPYLADPLFVQSDRLAPYTPRGADVAVVLDLMIHDIDLVTTIVGSPVVDVSAVGVPVLTDTLDIANARLEFASGAVATITASRVSRDRTRKLRIFQRSGYVSLDLGTGAGMFFRMRADIDPRDLAAQATSLEQFVEPVPLLAPEGEPLKLELESFVAAIRGEQAVVVSGAAGREALSTALRIVTDIDRHATRLRGGALRPA; from the coding sequence CTGACGCTCCGCATCGGGGTCGCCGGCGCCGGGGGACTCGGCCAGCACCATGTGCGGATCCTGCGCGACCTGCCGGGCATCACGTTCGCGGGGTTCCATGACGCCGACCCGGCTCGCGCGGTGACGATCGCCGGTGAGCTGGGCGTGCCGTCGCACCCGTCGTTGGCATCGCTGATCGAGGCGAGTGATGCGGTGAGCTGCGTGGTGCCCACCAGGGCACACCACGCGGTCGGGATGGCGATCCTCGCGGCCGGCAGGCACCTGTTCGTGGAGAAGCCGATCGCCGCCACCCTCGACGAGGCGGATGCGCTGGTGGCTGCCGCCGCCCAGGCCGGCGTGCTGGTGCAGGTGGGCCACGTGGAGCGATTCAACCGCGCGGTGCGCGCCGCGTGGCCGTACCTCGCCGACCCGCTCTTCGTGCAGAGTGACCGGCTCGCACCGTACACCCCGCGCGGCGCGGACGTGGCGGTGGTGCTGGACCTGATGATCCACGACATCGACCTCGTGACGACGATCGTCGGGAGCCCGGTGGTGGACGTGAGTGCGGTGGGCGTGCCGGTGCTGACCGACACGCTCGACATCGCCAACGCCCGCCTGGAGTTCGCGAGCGGCGCGGTGGCGACGATCACCGCCAGCCGCGTCTCGCGCGACCGGACGCGCAAGCTGCGCATCTTTCAGCGCAGCGGCTACGTGTCGCTGGACCTGGGCACCGGCGCCGGGATGTTCTTCCGCATGCGCGCGGACATCGACCCGCGCGACCTGGCGGCGCAGGCCACGTCGCTCGAGCAGTTCGTGGAGCCGGTGCCGCTGCTGGCGCCCGAGGGTGAGCCGCTGAAGCTGGAGCTCGAGAGCTTCGTGGCGGCGATCCGCGGTGAGCAGGCCGTGGTGGTGAGCGGCGCAGCCGGGCGCGAGGCGCTGTCGACGGCACTCCGCATCGTGACCGACATCGATCGACATGCGACGCGGCTCCGCGGTGGTGCGTTGAGGCCGGCGTGA
- the lpxD gene encoding UDP-3-O-(3-hydroxymyristoyl)glucosamine N-acyltransferase produces the protein MAEGSAGKPAAQTAAAIAAAVGGSLEGNAGHEVTRVAGLDVADGASLSFLAAARYAGEAAASRAGVVLVTPALAGHVAHAPARILVAAPQLAMLAALPLLHPAAPPEPGVHASAVVGARVRLGDGVSIGPRAVIGDDAVIGARSRIGAGVVLGAGVILGEDCILHANVTAYTGAVLGDRVQVQSGAVLAGDGFGYVFHAGAHQKIPHVGRCVLESDVEIGANSTIDRGSVGDTVIGAGTKIDNLVMVGHNVRMGQRCLVMSQAGISGSTRIGDGVIIAGQAGLAGHLSVGSGARLAAQAGVIGDVPAGETWSGYPARPHREALRAQAALFKLPALLRTLAAGRKDGETS, from the coding sequence GTGGCGGAGGGAAGCGCGGGAAAGCCAGCTGCGCAGACCGCCGCCGCCATCGCGGCGGCCGTCGGCGGGTCGCTCGAGGGGAATGCCGGGCACGAAGTGACGCGCGTGGCAGGGCTCGACGTCGCCGACGGCGCGTCATTGTCGTTCCTCGCGGCGGCGCGCTATGCCGGTGAGGCGGCGGCCTCGCGGGCCGGTGTCGTGCTCGTGACGCCGGCGCTGGCCGGCCACGTGGCGCATGCACCGGCGCGCATCCTCGTCGCGGCCCCGCAGTTGGCGATGCTCGCCGCACTGCCGCTGCTGCACCCCGCAGCGCCGCCGGAGCCGGGCGTGCATGCCAGCGCCGTCGTCGGGGCCCGGGTGCGGCTCGGCGACGGCGTCTCGATCGGTCCGCGCGCCGTGATCGGTGACGACGCCGTGATCGGGGCGCGCTCCCGCATCGGTGCCGGCGTGGTGCTTGGCGCCGGTGTGATCCTCGGCGAGGACTGCATCCTGCATGCGAACGTGACCGCCTACACCGGCGCCGTGCTCGGTGATCGGGTGCAGGTGCAGTCGGGCGCCGTGCTGGCTGGCGACGGCTTCGGCTATGTCTTCCATGCCGGCGCGCACCAGAAGATCCCGCACGTGGGGCGGTGCGTGCTGGAGTCGGACGTGGAGATCGGGGCGAACAGCACCATCGACCGCGGGAGCGTCGGTGACACCGTGATCGGTGCGGGCACCAAGATCGACAACCTCGTGATGGTCGGCCACAACGTGCGGATGGGCCAGCGTTGCCTGGTGATGTCGCAGGCCGGCATCTCCGGCTCCACACGCATCGGGGACGGCGTGATCATCGCCGGCCAGGCCGGCCTCGCCGGGCACCTCAGCGTCGGCAGCGGTGCGCGGCTGGCGGCGCAGGCCGGCGTGATCGGCGACGTGCCGGCGGGGGAGACCTGGAGCGGCTACCCCGCGCGCCCGCACCGGGAGGCGCTGCGCGCACAGGCCGCGTTGTTCAAGCTGCCGGCCCTGCTGCGGACCCTGGCGGCCGGCCGGAAGGACGGCGAGACGTCGTGA
- the lpxB gene encoding lipid-A-disaccharide synthase, with translation MTPPEVMIVAGEPSGDMHAAAMVQALRVRRPDLHLVGVGGGRLDAEGVELLERAEKIAVVGFVEVLRHLPILRRLMAALTARLDTGRVKLVVLIDYPGFNMRVAREARRRGIPVLYYITPQVWAWHKSRVKDLRQTVTKAAVILPFEEALLRDAGIDATFVGSPLIDATQQLPTRAAACASLGLDAARPVLALFPGSRAGEIGRHLADFVATAQAIVAQRPGVQVIVSAPPSITLDPAACPFPVVRDQSHTVFRAATAAMCKSGTTTLEAALCGCPLVVAYRTSPVTYAIAKRLVTLPDIALVNIVAGRRVAPEFIQGELTATRVAPALLPLLDDAAPERAAMLASLAEVRTRMGAPGAAVRVAAMVDELVA, from the coding sequence GTGACCCCGCCGGAGGTCATGATCGTCGCCGGCGAGCCCTCGGGCGACATGCATGCGGCGGCGATGGTGCAGGCGCTGCGGGTCCGGCGGCCCGACCTGCACCTGGTGGGCGTGGGGGGTGGCCGCCTCGATGCCGAGGGCGTCGAGCTGCTGGAGCGGGCGGAGAAGATCGCAGTCGTCGGCTTCGTCGAGGTGCTCCGGCACCTGCCGATCCTCCGGCGCCTGATGGCCGCCCTCACGGCCCGCCTCGACACGGGACGCGTGAAGCTGGTGGTGCTCATCGACTACCCGGGTTTCAACATGCGCGTGGCCCGTGAGGCGCGGCGGCGCGGGATCCCGGTGTTGTACTACATCACGCCGCAGGTGTGGGCGTGGCACAAGAGCCGGGTGAAGGACCTGCGCCAGACGGTGACGAAGGCGGCGGTCATCCTGCCCTTCGAGGAAGCGCTGCTCCGCGACGCGGGGATCGACGCGACGTTCGTCGGCTCGCCACTGATCGATGCCACGCAGCAGCTGCCGACGCGTGCCGCGGCATGCGCGAGCCTCGGCCTCGACGCGGCGCGACCGGTGCTGGCGCTCTTCCCGGGCAGTCGCGCCGGCGAGATCGGGCGACACCTCGCGGATTTCGTGGCGACCGCGCAGGCGATCGTGGCGCAGCGTCCCGGGGTGCAGGTGATCGTGAGCGCGCCACCGAGCATCACACTCGACCCCGCGGCGTGCCCGTTCCCGGTGGTGCGCGACCAGTCGCACACCGTCTTCCGCGCCGCGACGGCGGCGATGTGCAAGAGCGGCACGACGACGCTCGAGGCCGCGCTCTGCGGCTGCCCGCTGGTGGTGGCCTATCGCACCAGCCCGGTCACGTACGCGATCGCGAAGCGGCTGGTGACGCTGCCGGACATCGCGCTCGTGAACATCGTCGCCGGGCGGCGCGTGGCTCCGGAGTTCATCCAGGGTGAGCTGACTGCCACCCGGGTCGCGCCGGCGCTGCTGCCGCTGCTGGATGACGCCGCACCGGAGCGGGCCGCGATGCTCGCGAGTCTTGCCGAGGTGCGCACCCGCATGGGCGCGCCCGGGGCGGCTGTGCGGGTGGCGGCGATGGTCGACGAGCTGGTCGCGTGA
- a CDS encoding lysophospholipid acyltransferase family protein — translation MTAPVPVPVEQGDARSLADARRARWLSLVGTWVIRLLGVTWRVRMIDAGPVDRLRHDGQPVALLLWHGQLLPLLYVMRFQSIACLISTHRDGELIAQVAKRLGCKLVRGSSSRGADRALLGLVRAMKDGFTVAVTPDGPRGPYRTFAAGSLVAAHRAGAPVVAFGVHASRAWHLRSWDRFMIPKPFARLTIVFDAPVRVPGESARDAADAVPMFIDRMAAVAARAAD, via the coding sequence GTGACGGCGCCGGTGCCGGTGCCGGTGGAGCAGGGCGACGCCCGGTCGCTCGCCGATGCGCGGCGCGCACGCTGGCTCTCGCTCGTCGGCACGTGGGTGATCCGGCTGCTGGGCGTGACGTGGCGCGTGCGCATGATCGACGCCGGCCCGGTGGATCGCCTGCGGCATGACGGGCAGCCGGTCGCACTGCTGCTCTGGCACGGCCAGCTGCTGCCGCTGCTGTACGTGATGCGATTCCAGTCGATCGCCTGCCTGATCAGCACGCACAGGGATGGGGAGCTGATCGCGCAGGTGGCGAAGCGCCTCGGGTGCAAGCTGGTGCGCGGAAGTTCCTCGCGCGGTGCCGACCGTGCGCTGCTGGGCCTCGTGCGCGCGATGAAGGACGGGTTCACGGTGGCCGTGACGCCGGACGGTCCGCGCGGCCCGTACCGCACGTTCGCTGCGGGCTCGCTGGTGGCGGCGCACCGCGCCGGCGCGCCGGTGGTGGCGTTCGGCGTGCACGCCTCGCGTGCCTGGCACCTCAGGAGCTGGGACCGGTTCATGATCCCGAAGCCGTTCGCGCGGCTCACGATCGTGTTCGATGCGCCGGTGCGCGTGCCGGGCGAGTCGGCACGTGATGCGGCCGACGCGGTGCCGATGTTCATCGACCGCATGGCGGCGGTGGCTGCACGTGCCGCTGACTGA
- the lpxC gene encoding UDP-3-O-[3-hydroxymyristoyl] N-acetylglucosamine deacetylase, which produces MSAVRRQTIRTPVTVHGVGVHLGQPVALRFEPAAPRAGVSFVRGDRPGSAPVAAHASVAQFADRRTQLGLGDAAFHTVEHVLAAVAALQVDDLRIVMDAPEPPIGDGSARPFVEALLQAGLVEHGGAARYLTVTEPIRVVDGESTYEAAPAPGLDLEVTIAFPHPLIGEQATRLTVTPASFTRELAGARTFGFVHEVEALRAAGLIQGASTANAVVLDANGLVETTLRWPDEFVRHKALDCVGDLALAGARVRGHIRAHRPSHKGTLLFVRELLRTAHEETTVLNIEEIMQVLPHRYPFLLVDRILELEEGKRVVGMKNVTINEPFFQGHFPGHPIMPGVLIVEAMAQVGGMLMLGGVAEPASKVVYFASLDNVKFRKPVRPGDQLRFELDVIQIRGTLCKMHGVAKVDGEVVCEADMAAVVRPR; this is translated from the coding sequence GTGAGCGCCGTCCGCCGGCAGACCATCCGCACCCCCGTCACCGTGCACGGCGTCGGTGTGCACCTCGGCCAGCCGGTCGCGCTGCGATTCGAGCCGGCGGCGCCGCGCGCAGGCGTCTCGTTCGTGCGCGGCGACCGGCCAGGCTCGGCGCCGGTCGCCGCCCACGCCTCGGTGGCGCAGTTCGCCGACCGTCGCACGCAGCTTGGCCTGGGTGACGCCGCCTTCCACACCGTGGAGCACGTGCTGGCCGCCGTCGCCGCACTGCAGGTGGACGACCTGCGCATCGTGATGGACGCGCCGGAGCCGCCGATCGGCGACGGGAGTGCGCGGCCGTTCGTGGAGGCGCTGCTGCAGGCGGGGCTCGTGGAGCATGGCGGTGCGGCCCGCTACCTCACGGTGACCGAGCCGATCCGGGTGGTCGACGGCGAGTCCACATACGAGGCGGCGCCCGCCCCCGGCCTCGACCTCGAGGTCACGATCGCCTTTCCGCATCCGCTGATCGGCGAGCAGGCCACCCGCCTGACGGTCACGCCGGCCAGCTTCACCCGGGAGCTGGCCGGCGCCCGGACGTTCGGTTTCGTGCACGAGGTGGAAGCGTTGCGCGCCGCCGGCTTGATTCAGGGGGCGAGCACGGCGAATGCGGTGGTGCTCGATGCGAATGGCCTGGTGGAGACGACGCTCCGCTGGCCCGACGAGTTCGTGCGCCACAAGGCGCTTGATTGTGTTGGAGACCTGGCGCTGGCCGGCGCACGGGTCCGCGGCCACATCCGCGCCCATCGACCGAGCCACAAGGGCACGTTGCTGTTCGTCCGCGAGCTGCTCCGGACCGCACACGAGGAGACCACGGTGCTGAACATCGAAGAGATCATGCAGGTGCTGCCGCACCGCTACCCGTTCCTGCTCGTGGACCGGATCCTGGAGCTGGAGGAGGGCAAGCGCGTGGTCGGCATGAAGAACGTCACGATCAACGAGCCGTTCTTCCAGGGGCACTTTCCCGGGCACCCGATCATGCCCGGCGTCCTGATCGTCGAGGCGATGGCGCAGGTGGGCGGCATGCTGATGCTCGGCGGGGTGGCGGAACCGGCCTCGAAGGTCGTGTACTTCGCGAGCCTGGACAACGTGAAGTTCCGCAAGCCGGTGCGCCCGGGTGACCAGCTCCGCTTCGAGCTCGACGTGATCCAGATCCGCGGGACGCTCTGCAAGATGCACGGTGTCGCGAAGGTGGATGGCGAGGTCGTGTGCGAGGCCGACATGGCGGCCGTGGTGCGGCCCCGATGA
- a CDS encoding OmpH family outer membrane protein, translating into MRVVSRMVAGGVLLASVAGVAVAQGAAPAVTPPAAAVKVAYLNSNQVLEGAPGRAEALAQFEKETLPMRTQMQRMQDSLQGIIGEYQKAAPQLTPAQRAQRESVLGAKQQEFQQRAQEMQQAAQARQEELMAPIMEQVNKVIQDVRAEDGYAFIFDAGAQVPFIVSADKNLDITSRVIDRLKSLGAPKLPAPITLGAPPATAPTTARPAAGPVATPAGVTRPRP; encoded by the coding sequence ATGCGTGTCGTGAGTCGGATGGTGGCTGGTGGTGTGCTGCTGGCGTCGGTGGCCGGCGTGGCGGTGGCGCAGGGTGCCGCGCCCGCCGTGACGCCCCCGGCCGCCGCGGTGAAGGTGGCATACCTGAACTCCAACCAGGTGCTCGAGGGCGCTCCCGGGCGCGCCGAGGCGCTGGCGCAGTTCGAGAAGGAGACGCTCCCGATGCGCACGCAGATGCAGCGCATGCAGGACTCGCTGCAGGGCATCATCGGCGAGTACCAGAAGGCGGCGCCGCAGCTCACGCCGGCCCAGCGGGCGCAGCGTGAGTCGGTGCTCGGCGCGAAGCAGCAGGAATTCCAGCAGCGCGCCCAGGAGATGCAGCAGGCTGCCCAGGCCCGCCAGGAGGAGCTGATGGCGCCGATCATGGAGCAGGTGAACAAGGTGATCCAGGACGTGCGCGCCGAGGACGGCTATGCCTTCATCTTCGACGCGGGTGCCCAGGTGCCGTTCATCGTGTCGGCGGACAAGAACCTCGACATCACGTCCCGCGTCATCGACCGGCTGAAGTCGCTGGGCGCGCCGAAGCTGCCGGCACCGATCACGCTCGGTGCCCCGCCGGCCACGGCCCCGACGACGGCCCGGCCCGCGGCCGGCCCGGTCGCGACGCCCGCCGGTGTGACGCGCCCGCGTCCGTAA
- the lpxK gene encoding tetraacyldisaccharide 4'-kinase, with product MPLTDLAERLWYGDGVGARVVRGLLAPLGAMYGGVVAARNTRFDDAPAALGPIPAVSIGNLTVGGTGKTPVSAYFARRLREAGATPAIVMRGYGTDEVLVHGALNPGIRVVANPDRVRGVEDAAASGADVAILDDAFQHRRAARVADVVLLSADRWTGEVRLLPAGPFREPLASLGRARLVLVTVKAASPDRIAAAVAAASRVTNWTVVTVDLAPASFVHAISGQPAESGAFRGRRVLAVSGIGDPGAFHAQLGRMGVVVEPLVYADHHEFTDTDVNHIAERSAGVDAVVCTLKDAVKLGRHWPDSAVPLWYLSQLVIPRDGAGELDAIIQTVLAARRNWPP from the coding sequence GTGCCGCTGACTGATCTCGCCGAGCGCCTCTGGTATGGCGACGGCGTCGGCGCGCGCGTCGTGCGCGGCCTGCTCGCGCCGCTGGGTGCGATGTACGGTGGCGTGGTCGCCGCGCGCAACACCCGCTTCGATGATGCACCGGCCGCCCTTGGGCCGATTCCCGCCGTCTCGATCGGCAACCTCACGGTCGGTGGCACCGGCAAGACGCCGGTGAGCGCGTACTTCGCGCGCCGACTGCGCGAGGCAGGTGCGACACCGGCGATCGTGATGCGTGGCTACGGCACCGACGAGGTGCTGGTGCACGGTGCGCTGAACCCCGGCATCCGGGTGGTGGCGAATCCCGACCGCGTGCGTGGCGTCGAGGATGCCGCGGCCTCGGGCGCCGACGTCGCGATCCTGGATGATGCGTTCCAGCACCGGCGGGCGGCGCGCGTGGCCGACGTGGTGTTGTTGAGCGCCGATCGCTGGACGGGGGAGGTCCGCCTGCTGCCGGCGGGGCCATTCCGGGAGCCGCTCGCGTCACTGGGGCGGGCGAGGCTGGTGCTGGTGACCGTGAAGGCTGCCAGCCCCGACCGCATCGCGGCTGCGGTCGCTGCGGCGAGCCGGGTGACGAACTGGACCGTAGTGACAGTCGATCTGGCCCCGGCGTCCTTTGTGCACGCGATCAGCGGGCAGCCTGCAGAGTCCGGAGCGTTCCGGGGCCGGCGGGTGCTCGCGGTGAGCGGCATCGGGGATCCGGGCGCGTTCCACGCGCAGCTGGGCCGGATGGGGGTCGTGGTCGAGCCGCTGGTGTATGCGGATCACCACGAGTTCACGGACACCGACGTCAACCACATCGCGGAGCGTTCGGCGGGTGTCGATGCGGTGGTGTGCACGTTGAAGGATGCGGTGAAGCTCGGCCGTCACTGGCCGGACTCGGCAGTGCCCCTGTGGTATCTTTCACAATTGGTCATTCCGCGCGACGGTGCCGGAGAGCTGGATGCCATCATCCAGACGGTGCTCGCAGCGCGGCGGAACTGGCCACCCTGA
- the bamA gene encoding outer membrane protein assembly factor BamA, with translation MPVFRHSAAAIVAAVLCLPFSRATAQQEAGPGACALPDSVAVEGNLRITNDQVLSDAELGSGVALNFKSIQKAIRQLYATGNFSDVRVGCRVHDGPPILATIVLGVTERPLLGDVDVTGGDRIPTRTLKDKVDLLIGRPVDAALVAKTKQRLDSIYEAAGYYLARVTVDTVMMGDQRAKVTFRVSEGRRLAVSGVRVQGLRNLAPADVVATMKTKPEGFLWFRKGEFDEDNFAGDLTERIPELLGKQGFIDGVVERDTLIVDRERGKGMIELQVREGPRYALGSFEALGNRRFSTEEIQRLYPFQEQSVSLTERARALLRRRGPSLPPNTFDQGRWDEGTRKVQTAYSNEGYIYARVRPIVDRDSTNGRHVANLRWEIEEGQPAIVNRVEILGNDHTVESCIRNALLIVTGDVFNQDRLIRSYQNLGNLGFFETPVPNPDTRPDSTGDVDIIFRVKEKQTGNVNFGASAGQGLGVGGFIGLQQPNLFGRCKSGSLNWNFGRYQNNFQASYTDPQIRLSQVSGTVNAYRTQNRYQGIGGFSNFNGGFGQPIQTGFSLQLGFPVPQSPYTRLFVSYGLESVRFGSSGFLGEQALLYSGSNVRSYVGATVGYDTRVDLPFASAGAQRTFTAQFNGLGGTSRFQRYSIDLKNYATLAQFGGSKPGSQPMKVVAGLSVRSGAVLGSAGAFRFTQQFNMGGVQYGEPLRGYPEFSITPDGFLPDATSNAAAYNNPGAAFFSSTAEIGLRLNSMFYVNGFFDAGNVYRRVQQFDPTRLFRGAGFGLSTVTPLGPLGLDWAYGMDRVDSFGRPAPAWQLHFRLGGQSF, from the coding sequence ATGCCCGTTTTCCGTCACTCCGCGGCCGCCATCGTGGCAGCCGTCCTCTGCCTCCCCTTCTCCCGCGCCACGGCGCAGCAGGAGGCCGGCCCGGGCGCGTGCGCCCTTCCCGACTCGGTGGCGGTGGAGGGCAACCTCCGCATCACCAATGACCAGGTGCTCTCGGATGCCGAGCTGGGGTCGGGCGTCGCGCTCAACTTCAAGAGCATCCAGAAGGCGATCCGGCAGCTCTATGCGACGGGCAACTTCAGTGACGTGCGCGTCGGCTGCCGGGTGCACGACGGGCCGCCGATCCTGGCCACCATCGTCCTCGGGGTGACCGAGCGGCCGCTGCTCGGCGACGTGGACGTCACCGGCGGTGACCGGATCCCGACCCGCACGCTCAAGGACAAGGTCGACCTGCTGATCGGCCGCCCGGTGGACGCGGCGCTGGTGGCGAAGACCAAGCAGCGCCTCGACTCGATCTACGAGGCGGCGGGCTACTACCTGGCGCGCGTGACGGTCGACACCGTGATGATGGGCGACCAGCGTGCCAAGGTGACCTTCCGCGTCTCCGAGGGGCGCCGCCTCGCGGTCAGCGGCGTGCGCGTGCAGGGGTTGCGGAACCTCGCGCCGGCCGACGTCGTCGCGACGATGAAGACGAAGCCCGAGGGCTTCCTCTGGTTCCGGAAGGGCGAGTTCGACGAGGACAACTTCGCCGGCGACCTCACCGAGCGGATCCCGGAGCTGCTCGGCAAGCAGGGCTTCATCGATGGCGTGGTGGAGCGGGACACGCTGATCGTGGACCGCGAGCGAGGCAAGGGGATGATCGAGCTGCAGGTGCGCGAGGGGCCGCGCTATGCACTCGGATCGTTCGAGGCGCTCGGCAACCGGCGGTTCTCCACCGAGGAGATCCAGCGGCTCTATCCGTTCCAGGAGCAGTCGGTGTCACTGACGGAGCGGGCGAGGGCGCTGCTGCGCCGGCGCGGCCCGTCGCTGCCGCCGAACACCTTCGACCAGGGGCGCTGGGACGAGGGGACGCGCAAGGTGCAGACGGCGTACAGCAACGAGGGCTACATCTACGCCCGCGTGCGCCCGATCGTCGACCGCGATTCCACCAACGGCCGGCACGTCGCGAACCTGCGCTGGGAGATCGAGGAGGGGCAGCCGGCGATCGTGAACCGGGTGGAGATCCTTGGCAACGACCACACGGTCGAGAGCTGCATCCGGAACGCGCTGCTGATCGTGACGGGCGACGTGTTCAACCAGGATCGGCTGATCCGCTCCTACCAGAACCTCGGCAACCTCGGCTTCTTCGAGACGCCGGTGCCGAACCCGGACACGCGCCCGGACTCGACGGGGGACGTGGACATCATCTTCCGGGTGAAGGAGAAGCAGACCGGCAACGTGAACTTCGGTGCCTCGGCGGGCCAGGGGCTGGGCGTGGGTGGCTTCATCGGCCTCCAGCAGCCCAACCTCTTCGGCCGCTGCAAGTCCGGCTCGCTCAACTGGAACTTCGGCCGCTACCAGAACAACTTCCAGGCGTCGTACACGGACCCGCAGATCCGCCTGTCGCAGGTGTCGGGGACGGTGAACGCGTACCGCACGCAGAACCGCTACCAGGGCATCGGTGGCTTCTCGAACTTCAACGGCGGCTTCGGCCAGCCGATCCAGACCGGCTTCAGCCTCCAGCTCGGCTTCCCGGTGCCGCAGTCGCCCTACACGCGCCTCTTCGTCTCCTACGGCCTCGAGAGCGTGCGCTTCGGGAGCTCCGGGTTCCTCGGTGAGCAGGCGCTGCTCTACAGCGGGTCGAACGTGCGCAGCTACGTCGGGGCCACGGTGGGCTATGACACGCGGGTGGACCTGCCGTTCGCCTCGGCCGGCGCGCAGCGCACCTTCACGGCGCAGTTCAACGGGCTCGGTGGCACGTCGCGGTTCCAGCGGTACTCGATCGACCTGAAGAACTACGCCACGCTGGCGCAGTTCGGGGGCAGCAAGCCCGGTTCGCAGCCGATGAAGGTGGTGGCCGGCCTGTCGGTGCGCTCGGGCGCGGTGCTCGGCAGCGCGGGCGCATTCCGGTTCACGCAGCAGTTCAACATGGGCGGCGTGCAGTACGGCGAGCCGCTGCGCGGCTATCCCGAGTTCTCGATCACGCCCGACGGCTTCCTGCCGGATGCGACCAGCAACGCGGCCGCGTACAACAACCCGGGTGCCGCGTTCTTCTCGAGCACGGCGGAGATCGGGCTCCGGCTCAACTCGATGTTCTACGTGAACGGCTTCTTCGATGCCGGCAACGTGTACCGCCGCGTGCAGCAGTTCGATCCGACGCGCCTCTTCCGCGGCGCCGGCTTCGGCCTCTCCACCGTCACCCCGCTGGGCCCGCTTGGCCTCGACTGGGCATACGGCATGGATCGCGTGGATTCGTTCGGCCGTCCGGCACCCGCCTGGCAGCTGCATTTCCGCCTCGGCGGTCAATCGTTCTGA